In Geobacillus kaustophilus, a genomic segment contains:
- a CDS encoding UDP-N-acetylglucosamine 4,6-dehydratase family protein encodes MSIYTGKKILIIGGTGTIGQHLTKTLLHYEPKVIRIFSRDEHKQFELAQQFKHSNVLRYLIGDVRDEARVLRAMEDIDYVFHLAAMKHVPACEYNPFEAVKTNIIGTQNVIQAALNAGVKKVLFTSTDKAISPTNTYGATKLAAERLIAATEYQKGPKQTIFSAVRFGNVMGSRGSVIPLFKKQILEDREVTVTNMDMLRYMMTPSQAISLILKANELAVGGEVFVLKMPVVALRDLVEVMIEEVSKKYHITETIKIKEIGLRPGEKMYEELMTEDEAHTAWETEDMYVIGPPFGWKPHAYPKELNIRPCYNPFQGEMIDKETLRRWILAEGLI; translated from the coding sequence TTGAGCATCTACACCGGAAAAAAGATCTTGATTATTGGCGGTACAGGAACGATTGGACAACATTTAACAAAAACGCTGCTACACTACGAGCCAAAAGTCATTCGCATTTTTAGCCGCGATGAACATAAGCAGTTTGAACTGGCGCAGCAGTTTAAACATTCTAATGTGCTTCGTTATTTAATTGGTGATGTTCGCGACGAAGCGCGCGTGCTGCGTGCGATGGAAGATATTGACTATGTGTTTCATCTTGCCGCGATGAAACATGTTCCCGCTTGTGAATACAATCCGTTTGAAGCCGTGAAAACGAACATTATCGGCACGCAAAATGTCATTCAAGCTGCTTTGAACGCAGGGGTAAAAAAAGTGTTATTTACAAGCACGGATAAGGCCATTTCGCCAACGAACACGTACGGTGCAACGAAATTGGCGGCAGAACGTTTAATCGCGGCGACAGAGTATCAAAAAGGACCGAAGCAAACCATTTTTTCAGCAGTGCGGTTTGGAAATGTCATGGGCTCTCGCGGTTCGGTCATTCCGTTGTTTAAAAAGCAGATTTTAGAGGATCGAGAAGTGACCGTCACCAATATGGACATGCTTCGTTATATGATGACGCCGTCGCAAGCCATTTCTCTCATTTTAAAAGCCAATGAACTGGCCGTGGGCGGAGAAGTGTTCGTGCTGAAAATGCCAGTGGTGGCGCTAAGGGATTTAGTTGAGGTGATGATTGAGGAAGTCTCAAAAAAATATCACATTACCGAAACGATTAAAATCAAAGAAATTGGGTTGCGTCCAGGGGAAAAAATGTACGAAGAGCTCATGACGGAAGATGAAGCACATACGGCATGGGAGACAGAAGACATGTATGTGATTGGTCCTCCTTTCGGATGGAAACCGCATGCCTATCCGAAGGAACTGAACATCCGTCCGTGCTACAATCCGTTTCAAGGCGAGATGATTGATAAAGAAACGTTGCGCCGTTGGATTTTGGCAGAAGGCTTAATATGA
- a CDS encoding flagellin → MRINHNIAALNTYRQLTTNTTNASKSIEKLSSGLRINRAGDDAAGLAISEKMRGQIRGLEQASRNAQDGISLIQTAEGALNEVHSILQRMRELATQAANSTNTQADREQLQKEFNQLTSEINRIGNTTEFNTQKLLNGNVSGASPIKLQIGANTNQSFEIKIFDMRAQALGLAGASGASANNIGAATTSNGTSVSSVLSGGIANAKFAGGTANKLTDVSNTGTDEYALDIMTFSGATAAISKIDIAINTVSTERARLGSYQNRLEHTINNLDTSAENLTAAESRIRDVDMAKEMMEFTKQNILTQAAQSMLAQANQQPQSVLQLLR, encoded by the coding sequence ATGCGAATCAACCACAACATCGCGGCGTTGAATACGTATCGGCAGTTGACGACCAATACGACGAACGCATCCAAATCGATTGAAAAACTTTCGTCTGGCCTCCGCATCAATCGCGCCGGCGATGACGCCGCAGGTCTTGCGATTTCGGAAAAAATGCGCGGCCAAATTCGCGGGTTGGAGCAAGCGAGCCGCAACGCTCAAGACGGCATTTCGCTCATCCAAACGGCAGAAGGAGCGTTAAATGAAGTTCACTCCATCCTGCAACGGATGCGCGAGCTGGCGACGCAAGCGGCCAACAGCACGAATACACAAGCAGACCGCGAGCAATTGCAAAAAGAATTCAATCAACTGACGTCTGAAATCAACCGGATCGGCAATACGACGGAATTCAACACGCAAAAATTGCTGAACGGCAATGTGAGCGGCGCGAGCCCGATTAAACTGCAAATTGGGGCGAATACAAATCAATCGTTTGAAATTAAAATTTTCGACATGCGCGCCCAAGCGCTTGGATTGGCTGGCGCATCTGGTGCATCTGCCAACAATATCGGTGCAGCTACTACGTCAAACGGTACATCCGTATCCTCCGTATTGTCTGGAGGCATCGCGAATGCGAAATTCGCTGGAGGAACAGCTAACAAGTTAACAGACGTCAGCAATACAGGCACTGATGAATATGCTCTAGACATTATGACCTTCAGCGGCGCGACAGCCGCCATTTCGAAAATCGATATCGCGATCAACACGGTTTCGACGGAGCGCGCTCGCCTGGGTTCGTACCAAAACCGTTTAGAGCATACGATCAACAACTTGGATACGTCGGCAGAAAACTTGACGGCAGCGGAATCGCGCATCCGCGATGTCGATATGGCGAAAGAGATGATGGAATTTACAAAACAAAACATTCTCACCCAAGCGGCCCAATCGATGTTGGCTCAAGCGAACCAACAGCCGCAAAGCGTGCTTCAGCTGCTGCGATAA
- the csrA gene encoding carbon storage regulator CsrA, producing MLVLTRKIKEAIQIGDDIEITVLAIQGDQVKLGINAPKSIDIHRKEVYLAIQAENNAASEASETSLAELTAKWKQWNTP from the coding sequence ATGCTTGTCTTAACGCGCAAAATCAAAGAAGCGATCCAAATCGGCGATGATATCGAAATCACCGTTCTCGCCATTCAAGGCGATCAAGTGAAGCTTGGCATCAACGCGCCCAAATCGATCGACATCCACCGCAAAGAAGTGTACCTTGCCATCCAAGCGGAAAACAACGCCGCCTCCGAAGCGTCCGAAACGTCGCTTGCCGAACTGACCGCCAAATGGAAACAATGGAACACGCCATAA
- the fliW gene encoding flagellar assembly protein FliW: MNIDTKYHGTMAVNEQDIVHFPHGLPGFADEKRFVLLPLADTPFVILQSVETPALGFVLIEPFSYFPAYEFELDEATLEQLSIESERDVAVYVILTVADPFHETTANLQAPVVINVRKRTGKQMILTNTSYKTKHRLFPNKVAT, from the coding sequence ATGAACATCGACACGAAATACCACGGAACGATGGCGGTGAACGAGCAAGACATCGTCCACTTTCCCCACGGCTTGCCCGGATTCGCGGACGAGAAGCGGTTCGTCCTTCTTCCGCTCGCCGACACGCCGTTTGTCATCTTGCAGTCGGTCGAGACCCCTGCCCTTGGGTTTGTCCTGATTGAGCCGTTTTCGTACTTTCCAGCGTACGAATTTGAACTCGACGAGGCAACACTCGAACAGCTCAGTATTGAAAGCGAACGCGACGTCGCGGTGTACGTGATCCTCACCGTCGCCGACCCGTTTCACGAGACGACGGCGAACTTGCAGGCGCCGGTGGTCATCAACGTCCGAAAACGAACTGGCAAGCAAATGATCTTAACCAACACCTCATACAAAACGAAACATCGCCTCTTCCCGAACAAAGTGGCGACGTAA
- a CDS encoding DUF6470 family protein, with protein sequence MSIPQLRMEATYAKLAILTVPARLEITQPPADMTIEQPPAEMSVASIPARLTLDQSQAWGAVNNKHVFQLIKDAADRGRQAVLDYIERAAVQGDELMRIENGGDPLVEQAAANSEGPPLEFNIALVPPPFSVKIGYEPGQLDIDWHIQKPRIDVNTHAPIIRYQQGTVKIDLAQRPSLHIDVVI encoded by the coding sequence ATGAGCATCCCGCAGCTTAGGATGGAAGCGACGTACGCCAAGCTGGCGATCTTGACCGTCCCCGCGCGGCTCGAGATCACCCAACCGCCCGCCGACATGACGATCGAACAGCCGCCTGCCGAAATGAGCGTCGCTTCCATTCCTGCGCGCTTGACGCTCGACCAGTCGCAGGCGTGGGGGGCGGTGAACAACAAGCACGTGTTCCAGTTGATCAAAGATGCCGCCGATCGCGGGCGCCAAGCGGTGCTTGATTACATCGAGCGCGCCGCCGTCCAAGGCGATGAGCTTATGCGCATCGAAAACGGCGGCGATCCGCTCGTCGAGCAAGCGGCGGCGAACAGTGAAGGCCCGCCGCTTGAGTTCAACATCGCCCTCGTCCCGCCGCCGTTTAGCGTCAAGATCGGCTACGAACCCGGGCAACTTGACATCGACTGGCACATCCAAAAGCCGCGCATTGACGTGAACACGCACGCGCCGATCATCCGCTATCAACAAGGAACGGTCAAGATCGATCTCGCCCAGCGCCCGTCGCTTCACATAGACGTCGTCATTTGA
- the flgL gene encoding flagellar hook-associated protein FlgL encodes MRITQSMLANNMLKQISRSYENLDKYQTQLSTGKKITRPSDDPVVAMKGIAYRSNLAEVEQFKRNFSEAYNWVENSDSALDKATQALQRIRELTVQASNDTYEETQRQAIAKEVRQLTEHLATIANTKVGDKYIFNGAKTTEPPVTVNPDGTISVSTNSQQLNIELAKGIYIPVNIPPSTAFGAGNGLFSDLQNLAASLENPSTTGNDLTGYLDKLDSHLTNLLGVRAELGARMNRIELMEDRIDSQQVIAEKMLSDNEDVDLEKVITDLKTQESVHRAALAVGARVIQPTLVDFLR; translated from the coding sequence ATGCGCATTACGCAAAGCATGTTAGCGAACAATATGCTTAAACAAATCAGCCGAAGCTACGAGAATTTGGACAAATATCAAACCCAACTGTCGACGGGAAAAAAAATCACCCGCCCGTCCGACGACCCCGTCGTCGCCATGAAAGGAATCGCCTATCGCTCGAATTTGGCGGAAGTCGAGCAGTTCAAACGCAACTTCTCGGAAGCATACAACTGGGTGGAAAACTCCGATTCGGCGCTCGACAAGGCGACGCAGGCGCTCCAGCGCATCCGCGAGCTCACCGTGCAGGCAAGCAATGATACATACGAGGAAACGCAGCGCCAGGCGATCGCCAAAGAAGTGCGGCAGCTGACCGAACATTTGGCCACGATCGCCAATACGAAAGTCGGCGACAAATACATTTTCAACGGCGCCAAAACGACTGAGCCGCCTGTTACGGTGAACCCTGACGGCACGATTTCCGTGTCGACGAACAGCCAACAGTTGAATATTGAGCTCGCCAAAGGCATTTACATTCCGGTCAACATTCCGCCGAGCACAGCGTTCGGGGCAGGCAACGGATTGTTTTCGGACTTGCAAAACTTGGCCGCTTCCCTCGAAAATCCGAGTACGACCGGTAATGATTTAACGGGCTATTTAGACAAACTCGACAGCCATTTGACGAATTTGCTTGGCGTTCGCGCCGAACTCGGGGCGCGCATGAACCGAATTGAGCTGATGGAAGACCGCATCGACAGCCAACAAGTGATCGCGGAAAAAATGCTGTCGGACAACGAAGACGTCGATCTGGAAAAAGTCATAACCGACTTAAAAACGCAAGAAAGCGTCCACCGCGCGGCATTGGCAGTCGGCGCGCGGGTCATCCAGCCGACATTGGTCGATTTTTTGCGTTAA
- the flgK gene encoding flagellar hook-associated protein FlgK — protein MLSTFHGLEAARRGMMAQQAALYTTGHNIANANTEGYTRQRVQLRPTPPFPTPGLNRPSIPGQMGTGVEASSVERVREYFLDVQYRGENSKLGYWEARADAVAKMEDIMNEPSDSGLAKTMDQFWQALQDLSTHPENEGARSVVRQRGLAVVETFHYLSNSLTQIRDDIGSQIGVAVTEINSLLNQIRALNERIAEIEPNGYLPNDLYDERDRLIDQLSQFVDIQVEKHPVGGNSLPAAEGTYDVYVLNGNNKVYLVQGRNAASVSFPDGSDVDGDGGKEMPPASGVNALDIGGTTVFFSSLPNGKLRGLIEGYGYQTGTDASGQPIVKGLYPDMLANLDKLAYTFGTLFNAVHQQGYGLNGSTNHLFFAGLGGVNGAAKTITLAADIDDLANIAAATKSGETGNGNNAINLANVRSLLLSNATVSLQDGISVDLASLSLPLSSGTVETNYQGWIGQLGVDGEQANRMKSNSETLRQSVEEKRQSVSSVSLDEEMMNMIKYQHAYNAAARQITVIDEMLDKIINGMGVVGR, from the coding sequence ATGCTCTCGACATTTCACGGACTTGAAGCCGCCCGGCGCGGCATGATGGCGCAACAGGCCGCTTTGTATACGACAGGGCATAACATTGCCAACGCCAATACGGAAGGGTATACACGGCAGCGCGTCCAATTGCGGCCCACGCCGCCGTTCCCGACGCCTGGGCTCAACCGCCCGAGCATCCCAGGGCAAATGGGGACAGGGGTGGAAGCGTCGTCAGTCGAACGGGTGCGCGAATACTTTTTGGACGTCCAATACCGCGGCGAAAATAGCAAGCTCGGCTACTGGGAAGCGCGCGCCGACGCCGTGGCGAAAATGGAGGATATCATGAATGAGCCATCCGACAGCGGATTGGCGAAAACGATGGACCAGTTTTGGCAGGCGCTTCAAGATTTGAGCACCCACCCGGAAAACGAGGGGGCGCGTTCCGTCGTCCGCCAGCGCGGGCTAGCCGTTGTGGAGACGTTCCACTACTTGTCGAATTCCTTGACGCAAATCCGTGACGACATCGGCTCGCAAATCGGGGTGGCGGTGACGGAAATCAACTCCCTTTTGAACCAAATCCGCGCCTTAAACGAACGAATTGCCGAAATCGAGCCGAACGGCTATTTGCCCAACGACTTGTACGATGAGCGTGATCGGTTGATCGACCAGCTGTCACAGTTCGTTGATATTCAAGTCGAAAAACATCCCGTCGGGGGCAACTCTCTTCCAGCGGCGGAAGGGACGTATGATGTCTATGTGCTGAACGGGAATAACAAAGTGTATCTCGTGCAAGGCCGCAACGCTGCATCGGTTTCGTTCCCCGACGGCAGCGATGTCGACGGCGATGGGGGGAAGGAAATGCCCCCCGCTTCAGGTGTGAATGCGCTCGATATAGGTGGAACAACCGTTTTCTTTTCCTCTCTTCCGAACGGCAAATTGCGCGGATTGATCGAAGGATACGGCTATCAAACCGGAACCGATGCCAGCGGTCAGCCGATCGTCAAAGGGTTGTACCCAGACATGCTGGCGAACTTGGACAAACTCGCCTATACGTTCGGTACTTTATTTAACGCCGTACACCAACAAGGCTACGGCCTGAACGGAAGCACGAATCACCTGTTTTTTGCCGGGCTGGGCGGGGTGAACGGCGCGGCGAAAACGATCACGCTCGCAGCCGACATAGACGATTTGGCGAACATCGCCGCGGCGACGAAAAGCGGGGAAACGGGAAATGGCAACAATGCCATCAATCTGGCCAACGTCCGCAGCCTGCTTTTGTCCAATGCAACCGTTTCGCTGCAAGACGGAATATCGGTCGACCTTGCATCGCTTAGCCTGCCGCTTTCCTCGGGAACGGTCGAAACGAACTACCAAGGCTGGATCGGGCAGCTTGGCGTCGACGGCGAGCAGGCGAACCGGATGAAAAGCAACAGTGAAACATTGCGCCAGTCGGTTGAAGAGAAGCGCCAATCGGTGAGCTCCGTGTCGCTTGACGAAGAGATGATGAACATGATCAAGTACCAGCACGCCTATAACGCCGCGGCGCGGCAAATCACGGTGATTGACGAAATGCTCGACAAAATCATCAACGGCATGGGCGTGGTCGGGAGGTAG
- a CDS encoding flagellar protein FlgN gives MTFAALIHLLRAHIELHESLLALSRRKTEALKKNDIEALSALLADEQKHILAIRQLEERRRRWLKEALGDEAATVARCIAMAEGKERKELSECHKRLKAAVSAVAEANELNRQLIEQSLQFVTAMIETFTPTPSTYSCTQEYASLPDRPLFESKA, from the coding sequence ATGACGTTTGCGGCACTCATCCATCTTTTGCGGGCGCACATCGAGCTGCATGAAAGCTTGCTGGCGCTTTCGCGGCGGAAAACGGAAGCATTGAAGAAAAACGATATTGAGGCGCTGTCGGCTTTGCTTGCCGATGAACAAAAGCATATTTTGGCCATCCGCCAACTCGAAGAACGGCGGCGGCGCTGGCTGAAGGAGGCGCTCGGCGACGAGGCGGCGACCGTCGCCCGATGCATCGCGATGGCAGAAGGCAAGGAGCGCAAAGAGCTAAGCGAGTGCCATAAGCGGCTCAAAGCGGCGGTGAGCGCGGTGGCGGAAGCGAATGAATTAAACCGCCAGCTCATTGAGCAGTCGCTCCAGTTTGTCACAGCCATGATCGAGACATTCACCCCAACGCCGTCCACTTACAGCTGCACGCAAGAATACGCATCGTTGCCCGACCGCCCGTTGTTTGAATCGAAAGCGTAA
- the flgM gene encoding flagellar biosynthesis anti-sigma factor FlgM, translating to MKIHHIGPMGVNPYQRQLAKTERLAAGKASSDKVEISKEAKELQEAVSWEQARQAKLEELRQQIESGTYQVDPKAVAKRMIDYYRNNR from the coding sequence ATGAAAATACACCATATTGGACCGATGGGCGTCAACCCGTACCAACGCCAGCTCGCAAAAACAGAGCGGCTGGCGGCGGGGAAGGCGTCTAGCGATAAAGTGGAAATTTCGAAAGAAGCGAAAGAGTTGCAAGAAGCGGTAAGCTGGGAACAGGCGCGGCAGGCGAAACTCGAAGAGCTGCGGCAACAAATTGAAAGCGGCACATACCAAGTCGACCCGAAGGCGGTCGCGAAGCGGATGATCGACTATTACCGAAACAACCGATAA
- a CDS encoding TIGR03826 family flagellar region protein produces MAELANCARCGRLFVKHSVRDVCESCYQEEERQFERVYAFLRKRENRTATMAQVVEATGVEEKLIIKWIRAGRLQLVHFPNLGYPCDSCGAMIREGRLCAKCLGQLQADLRRAKVEKEKEDRPRQATYYTQDYQER; encoded by the coding sequence GTGGCGGAACTAGCAAACTGCGCGAGGTGCGGGCGGTTGTTTGTCAAGCACTCCGTTCGCGATGTATGTGAATCGTGCTATCAAGAGGAAGAACGGCAATTTGAACGCGTTTACGCCTTTTTGCGCAAACGGGAAAATCGCACGGCGACGATGGCGCAAGTCGTTGAAGCGACAGGGGTTGAGGAGAAGTTGATCATCAAATGGATTCGTGCGGGGCGGCTGCAGCTCGTCCATTTTCCGAATCTCGGCTATCCTTGCGACTCGTGCGGAGCGATGATCCGTGAAGGGCGGCTGTGCGCCAAGTGTCTCGGTCAGCTGCAAGCCGACTTGCGGCGGGCGAAGGTGGAAAAGGAAAAAGAAGATCGTCCCCGCCAGGCCACTTATTACACCCAAGACTATCAAGAACGCTAA
- a CDS encoding YaaR family protein, with translation MEVQKITRAGLANVSRKDETPMESVSFTEVMAKTRRDVVWERINKQVRQIEEQGKKLAESRTVEDLRKYKQLVKAFLDDAVKNGLQLEEQRGFSRGGRARIYKLVKEVDQKLVELTNEVLQKEQRGLEILRLVGEIQGLIINIYT, from the coding sequence ATGGAAGTGCAAAAAATCACGCGTGCTGGGCTGGCGAATGTGAGCCGCAAAGATGAAACACCGATGGAATCGGTGTCATTCACCGAAGTCATGGCGAAAACGCGCCGCGACGTCGTATGGGAGCGGATCAACAAACAAGTCCGGCAAATCGAGGAGCAAGGGAAAAAGCTCGCCGAGTCGCGGACGGTTGAGGATTTGCGCAAATATAAACAGCTCGTCAAGGCGTTTTTGGACGATGCAGTGAAAAACGGCCTGCAACTTGAAGAACAGCGCGGCTTCAGCCGCGGCGGGCGAGCGCGCATTTATAAACTCGTGAAGGAAGTTGATCAAAAGCTCGTTGAACTGACGAACGAAGTGCTGCAAAAAGAGCAGCGTGGGCTCGAGATTTTGCGGCTCGTCGGTGAGATTCAAGGGTTGATTATCAACATATATACGTAA
- a CDS encoding flagellin, whose amino-acid sequence MRINHNIQALNAYRNLAANQSSISKNLERLSSGLRINRASDDAAGLAISEKMRSQIRGLQMAERNALDAISLIQTAEGALNEVHSILQRMRELAVQAANGTNQVTDREALDSEFQQLIEEIDRIGQDTQFNKMNILATDQNIDIQLGANNGQKLTLSWKQQLKGSLGEDATDIRNLNIKTATDAQNAITTLDNAIISVSKSRSKMGAYQNRLEHTINNLTTANENLTAAESRIRDTDMAMEMAEFTKNNILTQAAQAMLAQSNQLPQGILQLLKS is encoded by the coding sequence GTGCGAATCAACCATAACATTCAGGCGCTCAACGCCTATCGCAACTTGGCAGCGAATCAATCAAGCATCTCCAAAAACTTAGAGCGTCTCTCGTCTGGTTTGCGCATCAACCGCGCGTCTGATGACGCGGCGGGACTTGCCATCTCGGAAAAAATGCGTTCGCAAATCCGCGGTTTGCAAATGGCGGAACGCAACGCGCTCGATGCGATTTCGTTGATTCAAACGGCGGAAGGGGCGTTGAACGAAGTTCACAGCATCCTGCAACGGATGCGCGAGTTGGCCGTGCAGGCGGCGAATGGCACAAACCAAGTTACCGATCGAGAGGCGCTTGACAGCGAGTTTCAGCAGTTGATTGAAGAAATTGATCGTATCGGACAAGATACGCAATTTAACAAAATGAATATTCTTGCTACGGATCAAAATATCGATATCCAACTCGGAGCCAACAATGGACAAAAGTTGACATTGTCTTGGAAACAGCAGTTAAAAGGCTCTCTTGGCGAGGACGCTACAGACATTCGCAATTTAAATATTAAAACAGCTACTGATGCCCAGAATGCGATCACGACGTTGGATAATGCCATCATCTCGGTATCCAAATCCCGCTCCAAAATGGGCGCTTACCAAAACCGCCTCGAGCATACCATTAACAATTTAACAACCGCGAACGAAAATTTAACCGCTGCCGAATCCCGCATCCGTGATACGGATATGGCGATGGAGATGGCCGAGTTTACGAAAAACAACATTTTGACGCAGGCGGCGCAGGCGATGCTCGCGCAATCGAACCAGCTGCCGCAAGGAATTTTGCAGCTCCTAAAAAGCTAA
- the fliS gene encoding flagellar export chaperone FliS, translating into MDFLTEEWIYQKNSQQLTALLYEGLIECLEEAVASIEQKDYFRANKQLQKGNDILRRLGVGLRYDAGIIAHQLDALYNYMAERLIEANVKKDVKIVREVLQLTTTIATAWNEALKSGASPAQTALKQKTAAYEQFIAYEKS; encoded by the coding sequence TTGGATTTTTTAACGGAAGAATGGATTTATCAAAAAAACTCGCAACAGTTGACGGCGTTGTTATATGAGGGGCTCATCGAATGTTTGGAAGAAGCCGTTGCGTCCATTGAACAAAAAGATTATTTCCGAGCGAACAAACAGCTGCAAAAAGGAAACGACATCCTCCGCCGCCTCGGCGTTGGATTGCGCTATGACGCGGGCATTATCGCCCATCAGTTGGATGCGCTCTACAACTATATGGCAGAGCGTCTCATCGAGGCGAATGTGAAAAAAGACGTGAAGATAGTTCGGGAAGTACTGCAATTAACCACCACAATCGCCACCGCGTGGAACGAGGCGCTGAAAAGCGGCGCCTCCCCCGCGCAAACGGCGCTCAAGCAAAAAACGGCAGCGTACGAGCAATTCATTGCATACGAGAAATCATAA
- a CDS encoding EscU/YscU/HrcU family type III secretion system export apparatus switch protein — protein sequence MMAKYFNQKKRRQMNGPTAAVIRYDEATGHSPTVVAQGSGHVAQKIIELAKQHHVPIQEDPLLVQNLLQLDLGDRIPPQLYAVIAEILILIQEIEKNR from the coding sequence ATGATGGCCAAATATTTTAACCAAAAAAAGCGGAGGCAAATGAACGGCCCGACGGCAGCCGTCATTCGCTATGACGAAGCGACGGGCCATTCGCCTACTGTCGTCGCGCAAGGAAGCGGGCATGTGGCGCAGAAAATCATTGAACTGGCGAAACAGCACCACGTCCCTATTCAAGAGGACCCATTGCTCGTGCAAAACTTGCTTCAGCTTGATCTTGGCGACCGCATTCCGCCGCAGCTGTACGCCGTCATTGCCGAAATTTTGATTTTGATTCAAGAAATTGAAAAAAATCGTTAA
- a CDS encoding ComF family protein — protein sequence MNCLLCHSPYNPIASWRQLLFLEDLDVLCPRCRGSFKLIDGRLCEMCGRPLEEAKPSLCADCLRWQEDEQWGRVLVKNRSVYIYNDWMKEVVALWKFRGDYAIVAAFRRPFSQAFRRHFGRDWHIVPIPLSPERLYERGFNQAEALARLLPSTYFPWLARRHSEKQSKKSRRERLETDNPFFLADHPPLDGKRIVLIDDIYTTGITVRHAAHVLLEAGAAEVGALTLIRA from the coding sequence ATGAACTGCCTTCTTTGCCATTCTCCGTACAACCCGATCGCGAGCTGGCGCCAGCTTCTTTTCCTCGAAGACCTTGACGTCCTTTGCCCGCGCTGCCGCGGGTCGTTCAAACTCATTGACGGCCGTCTTTGTGAGATGTGTGGCCGCCCGCTTGAGGAAGCCAAGCCATCGCTGTGCGCCGACTGCCTCCGGTGGCAGGAAGATGAACAGTGGGGGAGGGTGCTCGTGAAAAACCGATCCGTGTATATATACAACGACTGGATGAAAGAAGTCGTAGCCTTATGGAAATTCCGCGGCGACTATGCCATCGTCGCTGCGTTTCGACGTCCTTTTTCCCAAGCGTTTCGCCGACATTTCGGCCGTGATTGGCACATCGTCCCGATCCCGCTAAGCCCCGAACGGCTGTATGAACGCGGCTTCAACCAAGCGGAAGCGCTCGCCCGCCTGCTCCCATCCACGTATTTCCCTTGGCTGGCCCGCCGGCATTCCGAGAAGCAGTCGAAAAAATCCCGCCGCGAGCGGCTGGAGACCGACAACCCGTTTTTCCTCGCCGATCATCCGCCGCTTGACGGAAAGCGGATCGTCCTCATCGATGATATCTACACCACCGGCATAACCGTCCGCCACGCCGCTCACGTCTTGCTTGAGGCGGGGGCGGCCGAGGTGGGGGCGTTGACGCTCATTCGAGCGTAA